A region of Penaeus chinensis breed Huanghai No. 1 chromosome 38, ASM1920278v2, whole genome shotgun sequence DNA encodes the following proteins:
- the LOC125045834 gene encoding RAC-alpha serine/threonine-protein kinase-like isoform X3 yields the protein MGEAGEAPTPAVVKEGWLNKRGEHIKNWRQRYFFLLEDGTLLGFKTKPEHGLADPLNNFTVKRCQILKTEKPRPNTFIIRGLHWTTVIERTFNAQSASDREAWMEAIKQVAERIAEVDATSGQNVQIQPADCVDIKLNYSQEDDDGLGARSSKKKRKITLDNFEFLKVLGKGTFGKVILCREKSSNHFYAIKILRKDVIIKRDEVAHTLTENRVLQRVDHPFLTYLKYSFQTNDRLCFVMEYVNGGELFFHLNQERIFPEERAKFYGAEICLALGYLHERNIIYRDLKLENLLLDADGHIKIADFGLCKEDISYGSTTRTFCGTPEYLAPEVLEENDYGRGVDWWGYGVCLYEMMVGRLPFYDKDHDKLFQLIVCEDVRFPRTISQEARDLLRGLLHKDPNTRLGGGPRDVKEVQNHPFYITINWKLLEEKKITPPFKPQVTSETDTRYFDREFTGESVQLTPPDQGEHLNSIDEESEYFTFNQFSYQDISSTLGSSLASSINSLDVTEEGEFLLF from the exons ATGGGTGAGGCGGGAGAGGCGCCGACCCCAGCTGTGGTGAAAGAGGGATGGCTCAACAAACGAGGTGAGCACATCAAGAATTGGCGGCAGCGGTACTTCTTCCTCCTAGAGGATGGGACTCTCCTGGGCTTCAAGACCAAGCCAGAACATGGACTGGCAGACCCCCTTAATAATTTCACTGTAAAG CGCTGCCAGATTCTGAAAACAGAGAAGCCACGTCCCAACACTTTTATTATACGAGGTCTACATTGGACTACTGTCATAGAGCGAACTTTTAATGCACAGTCTGCTAGTGACAG AGAAGCATGGATGGAAGCAATAAAGCAAGTGGCGGAGCGAATAGCAGAGGTGGATGCAACGTCTGGTCAGAATGTCCAGATCCAGCCAGCAGATTGCGTTGACATTAAACTCAATTATTCACAGGAGGATGATGATGGGCTTGGGGCGAGAAgctcaaagaagaaaagaaaaatt ACATTGGATAATTTTGAATTCTTAAAGGTACTTGGGAAAGGCACATTTGGAAAAGTAATCTTGTGTCGAGAGAAG AGTAGTAATCACTTTTATGCTATCAAGATCCTTCGTAAGGATGTAATTATTAAACGCGATGAAGTTGCTCACACACTGACAGAAAACCGAGTATTGCAAAGGGTTGACCACCCTTTCTTAACG TACCTCAAGTACTCATTCCAAACAAATGACCGCCTGTGCTTTGTAATGGAATATGTGAATGGTGGAGAGCTCTTCTTCCACCTCAACCAGGAACGCATCTTCCCAGAGGAACGTGCCAAATTCTACGGGGCTGAGATCTGCTTAGCTCTGGGATACCTTCACGAGAGAAACATTATATATCGTGATTTAAAG CTAGAGAACTTACTCCTGGATGCTGATGGTCACATTAAGATTGCTGATTTTGGTTTATGCAAAGAAGATATATCATATGGTTCTACGACACGAACTTTCTGTGGTACACCAGAGTATCTGGCTCCTGAG GTACTGGAAGAAAATGACTATGGACGAGGTGTTGATTGGTGGGGCTATGGAGTGTGTCTCTATGAGATGATGGTAGGACGTCTTCCCTTTTATGACAAAGATCATGACAAACTCTTCCAACTCATCGTTTGTGAAGAT GTAAGATTCCCACGTACAATATCACAAGAAGCACGAGACCTCCTCAGGGGCCTGCTGCACAAGGACCCAAACACACGTCTTGGAGGTGGACCTAGAGATGTAAAAGAGGTTCAGAATCACCCCTTCTACATCACCATCAACTGGAAATTactggaggagaagaaa ATCACACCTCCTTTCAAACCACAAGTAACAAGTGAGACGGATACACGGTACTTCGACCGAGAGTTTACAGGAGAGTCGGTGCAGCTCACTCCCCCAGACCAGGGAGAACATCTCAACAGTATTGATGAAGAGTCAGAATACTTT
- the LOC125045834 gene encoding RAC-alpha serine/threonine-protein kinase-like isoform X4, producing the protein MGEAGEAPTPAVVKEGWLNKRGEHIKNWRQRYFFLLEDGTLLGFKTKPEHGLADPLNNFTVKRCQILKTEKPRPNTFIIRGLHWTTVIERTFNAQSASDREAWMEAIKQVAERIAEVDATSGQNVQIQPADCVDIKLNYSQEDDDGLGARSSKKKRKITLDNFEFLKVLGKGTFGKVILCREKSSNHFYAIKILRKDVIIKRDEVAHTLTENRVLQRVDHPFLTYLKYSFQTNDRLCFVMEYVNGGELFFHLNQERIFPEERAKFYGAEICLALGYLHERNIIYRDLKLENLLLDADGHIKIADFGLCKEDISYGSTTRTFCGTPEYLAPEVLEENDYGRGVDWWGYGVCLYEMMVGRLPFYDKDHDKLFQLIVCEDVRFPRTISQEARDLLRGLLHKDPNTRLGGGPRDVKEVQNHPFYITINWKLLEEKKITPPFKPQVTSETDTRYFDREFTGESVQLTPPDQGEHLNSIDEESEYFTFNQFSYQDISSTLGSSLASSINSLDVTEEG; encoded by the exons ATGGGTGAGGCGGGAGAGGCGCCGACCCCAGCTGTGGTGAAAGAGGGATGGCTCAACAAACGAGGTGAGCACATCAAGAATTGGCGGCAGCGGTACTTCTTCCTCCTAGAGGATGGGACTCTCCTGGGCTTCAAGACCAAGCCAGAACATGGACTGGCAGACCCCCTTAATAATTTCACTGTAAAG CGCTGCCAGATTCTGAAAACAGAGAAGCCACGTCCCAACACTTTTATTATACGAGGTCTACATTGGACTACTGTCATAGAGCGAACTTTTAATGCACAGTCTGCTAGTGACAG AGAAGCATGGATGGAAGCAATAAAGCAAGTGGCGGAGCGAATAGCAGAGGTGGATGCAACGTCTGGTCAGAATGTCCAGATCCAGCCAGCAGATTGCGTTGACATTAAACTCAATTATTCACAGGAGGATGATGATGGGCTTGGGGCGAGAAgctcaaagaagaaaagaaaaatt ACATTGGATAATTTTGAATTCTTAAAGGTACTTGGGAAAGGCACATTTGGAAAAGTAATCTTGTGTCGAGAGAAG AGTAGTAATCACTTTTATGCTATCAAGATCCTTCGTAAGGATGTAATTATTAAACGCGATGAAGTTGCTCACACACTGACAGAAAACCGAGTATTGCAAAGGGTTGACCACCCTTTCTTAACG TACCTCAAGTACTCATTCCAAACAAATGACCGCCTGTGCTTTGTAATGGAATATGTGAATGGTGGAGAGCTCTTCTTCCACCTCAACCAGGAACGCATCTTCCCAGAGGAACGTGCCAAATTCTACGGGGCTGAGATCTGCTTAGCTCTGGGATACCTTCACGAGAGAAACATTATATATCGTGATTTAAAG CTAGAGAACTTACTCCTGGATGCTGATGGTCACATTAAGATTGCTGATTTTGGTTTATGCAAAGAAGATATATCATATGGTTCTACGACACGAACTTTCTGTGGTACACCAGAGTATCTGGCTCCTGAG GTACTGGAAGAAAATGACTATGGACGAGGTGTTGATTGGTGGGGCTATGGAGTGTGTCTCTATGAGATGATGGTAGGACGTCTTCCCTTTTATGACAAAGATCATGACAAACTCTTCCAACTCATCGTTTGTGAAGAT GTAAGATTCCCACGTACAATATCACAAGAAGCACGAGACCTCCTCAGGGGCCTGCTGCACAAGGACCCAAACACACGTCTTGGAGGTGGACCTAGAGATGTAAAAGAGGTTCAGAATCACCCCTTCTACATCACCATCAACTGGAAATTactggaggagaagaaa ATCACACCTCCTTTCAAACCACAAGTAACAAGTGAGACGGATACACGGTACTTCGACCGAGAGTTTACAGGAGAGTCGGTGCAGCTCACTCCCCCAGACCAGGGAGAACATCTCAACAGTATTGATGAAGAGTCAGAATACTTT
- the LOC125045834 gene encoding RAC-alpha serine/threonine-protein kinase-like isoform X2, protein MGEAGEAPTPAVVKEGWLNKRGEHIKNWRQRYFFLLEDGTLLGFKTKPEHGLADPLNNFTVKRCQILKTEKPRPNTFIIRGLHWTTVIERTFNAQSASDREAWMEAIKQVAERIAEVDATSGQNVQIQPADCVDIKLNYSQEDDDGLGARSSKKKRKITLDNFEFLKVLGKGTFGKVILCREKSSNHFYAIKILRKDVIIKRDEVAHTLTENRVLQRVDHPFLTYLKYSFQTNDRLCFVMEYVNGGELFFHLNQERIFPEERAKFYGAEICLALGYLHERNIIYRDLKLENLLLDADGHIKIADFGLCKEDISYGSTTRTFCGTPEYLAPEVLEENDYGRGVDWWGYGVCLYEMMVGRLPFYDKDHDKLFQLIVCEDVRFPRTISQEARDLLRGLLHKDPNTRLGGGPRDVKEVQNHPFYITINWKLLEEKKITPPFKPQVTSETDTRYFDREFTGESVQLTPPDQGEHLNSIDEESEYFTFNQFSYQDISSTLGSSLASSINSLDVTEEGYEYPK, encoded by the exons ATGGGTGAGGCGGGAGAGGCGCCGACCCCAGCTGTGGTGAAAGAGGGATGGCTCAACAAACGAGGTGAGCACATCAAGAATTGGCGGCAGCGGTACTTCTTCCTCCTAGAGGATGGGACTCTCCTGGGCTTCAAGACCAAGCCAGAACATGGACTGGCAGACCCCCTTAATAATTTCACTGTAAAG CGCTGCCAGATTCTGAAAACAGAGAAGCCACGTCCCAACACTTTTATTATACGAGGTCTACATTGGACTACTGTCATAGAGCGAACTTTTAATGCACAGTCTGCTAGTGACAG AGAAGCATGGATGGAAGCAATAAAGCAAGTGGCGGAGCGAATAGCAGAGGTGGATGCAACGTCTGGTCAGAATGTCCAGATCCAGCCAGCAGATTGCGTTGACATTAAACTCAATTATTCACAGGAGGATGATGATGGGCTTGGGGCGAGAAgctcaaagaagaaaagaaaaatt ACATTGGATAATTTTGAATTCTTAAAGGTACTTGGGAAAGGCACATTTGGAAAAGTAATCTTGTGTCGAGAGAAG AGTAGTAATCACTTTTATGCTATCAAGATCCTTCGTAAGGATGTAATTATTAAACGCGATGAAGTTGCTCACACACTGACAGAAAACCGAGTATTGCAAAGGGTTGACCACCCTTTCTTAACG TACCTCAAGTACTCATTCCAAACAAATGACCGCCTGTGCTTTGTAATGGAATATGTGAATGGTGGAGAGCTCTTCTTCCACCTCAACCAGGAACGCATCTTCCCAGAGGAACGTGCCAAATTCTACGGGGCTGAGATCTGCTTAGCTCTGGGATACCTTCACGAGAGAAACATTATATATCGTGATTTAAAG CTAGAGAACTTACTCCTGGATGCTGATGGTCACATTAAGATTGCTGATTTTGGTTTATGCAAAGAAGATATATCATATGGTTCTACGACACGAACTTTCTGTGGTACACCAGAGTATCTGGCTCCTGAG GTACTGGAAGAAAATGACTATGGACGAGGTGTTGATTGGTGGGGCTATGGAGTGTGTCTCTATGAGATGATGGTAGGACGTCTTCCCTTTTATGACAAAGATCATGACAAACTCTTCCAACTCATCGTTTGTGAAGAT GTAAGATTCCCACGTACAATATCACAAGAAGCACGAGACCTCCTCAGGGGCCTGCTGCACAAGGACCCAAACACACGTCTTGGAGGTGGACCTAGAGATGTAAAAGAGGTTCAGAATCACCCCTTCTACATCACCATCAACTGGAAATTactggaggagaagaaa ATCACACCTCCTTTCAAACCACAAGTAACAAGTGAGACGGATACACGGTACTTCGACCGAGAGTTTACAGGAGAGTCGGTGCAGCTCACTCCCCCAGACCAGGGAGAACATCTCAACAGTATTGATGAAGAGTCAGAATACTTT